One window of Streptomyces sp. FIT100 genomic DNA carries:
- the lspA gene encoding signal peptidase II: MAEAERIIGTPDVDDEAAAPAEQPRGRRRVWVLFAVAAVAYVLDLSSKMIVVARLEHQEPIRVIGDLLKFEAVRNPGAAFGFGGAFTIIFTIIAAAVVVVIARLARKLYSLPWAIALGLLLGGALGNLTDRIFRAPGVFQGAVVDFIAPAHFAVFNLADSAIVCGGFLIVILSFRGLDPDGTVHKD, translated from the coding sequence GTGGCAGAGGCGGAGCGCATCATCGGTACGCCGGATGTTGACGACGAGGCTGCGGCTCCTGCCGAGCAGCCCAGGGGCAGGCGCCGGGTCTGGGTGCTGTTCGCCGTGGCCGCCGTGGCCTACGTGCTGGATCTCAGCAGCAAGATGATCGTGGTGGCCAGGCTGGAGCACCAGGAGCCGATCAGGGTCATCGGCGATCTGCTGAAGTTCGAGGCGGTGCGGAACCCCGGTGCGGCCTTCGGCTTCGGCGGGGCCTTCACCATCATCTTCACGATCATCGCGGCGGCGGTGGTCGTCGTGATCGCGCGCCTCGCCCGCAAGCTGTACAGCCTGCCGTGGGCCATCGCGCTCGGGCTGCTGCTGGGCGGTGCGCTGGGCAATCTCACCGACCGGATCTTCCGGGCGCCGGGCGTCTTCCAAGGCGCGGTCGTCGACTTCATCGCGCCCGCGCACTTCGCCGTCTTCAACCTCGCGGACTCCGCGATCGTGTGCGGCGGCTTCCTCATCGTGATCCTTTCCTTCCGGGGGCTCGACCCCGACGGGACCGTCCACAAGGACTGA
- a CDS encoding TraR/DksA family transcriptional regulator, with amino-acid sequence MVAKKTAVKRTASERPTAAAGAAAKDTNGKKSTVGRRNPGTRRVAKADASGANAHDATEVKAAVPPKKAVKAAKKATAAKRPPAGAASAGRPAEAPEPATDAKAGKDAKASKAAKAPKGAKTSKTATSAKRTAGKKEAAAPKAPAKSRTKKAAAAKTTGAGARKAASAAKEAAEAARQTGARTVGAKKTVAGATAGGESTATAVPPARIAAVAPGELAVRPGEDPWTPEEVAEARAELESETARLQAEISHSEESLTGLMRESGDGAGDDQADTGAKNITREHEMALAANAREMLEQAGHALQRLDAGTYGLCEVCGKPIGKARMQAFPRATLCVEDKQKQERRS; translated from the coding sequence ATGGTGGCGAAAAAGACCGCCGTGAAGAGGACGGCGTCCGAGAGGCCGACCGCCGCTGCGGGGGCGGCGGCCAAGGACACGAACGGCAAGAAGAGCACGGTCGGGAGGAGGAACCCCGGCACCAGGCGGGTGGCGAAGGCCGACGCGTCGGGTGCGAACGCGCACGACGCCACGGAGGTGAAGGCAGCGGTACCGCCGAAGAAGGCGGTGAAGGCCGCGAAGAAGGCCACGGCCGCGAAGAGGCCCCCCGCGGGGGCGGCGAGCGCCGGGAGGCCGGCCGAGGCCCCGGAACCCGCGACGGACGCCAAGGCGGGCAAGGACGCCAAGGCGTCCAAGGCCGCGAAGGCCCCGAAGGGCGCGAAGACCTCGAAGACCGCGACCTCGGCGAAGAGGACCGCGGGCAAGAAGGAAGCGGCGGCCCCGAAGGCGCCGGCGAAGAGCAGGACCAAGAAGGCGGCGGCCGCGAAAACGACGGGTGCCGGCGCCAGGAAGGCCGCCAGCGCGGCCAAGGAGGCGGCCGAGGCCGCCCGGCAGACGGGAGCCAGAACGGTGGGAGCGAAGAAGACCGTGGCCGGTGCCACAGCCGGCGGGGAGAGCACTGCGACGGCGGTGCCGCCGGCCCGCATCGCCGCGGTGGCCCCTGGGGAGCTGGCGGTGCGCCCGGGGGAGGACCCGTGGACGCCGGAGGAGGTCGCCGAGGCGCGCGCGGAGCTGGAGAGCGAGACGGCCCGGCTGCAGGCCGAGATCAGCCACTCCGAGGAGTCGCTGACCGGGCTGATGCGGGAGTCCGGGGACGGAGCGGGCGACGACCAGGCCGACACCGGCGCCAAGAACATCACGCGCGAGCACGAGATGGCCCTCGCCGCCAACGCCCGCGAGATGCTCGAACAGGCCGGGCACGCGCTTCAGCGCCTCGACGCGGGGACGTACGGCCTCTGCGAGGTCTGCGGGAAGCCGATCGGCAAGGCGCGCATGCAGGCGTTCCCGAGGGCGACCCTCTGCGTGGAGGACAAGCAGAAGCAGGAGCGCCGGAGCTGA
- the ileS gene encoding isoleucine--tRNA ligase, with translation MTPPPQPQYRQVPAQVDLPALEHAVLDFWRDNKVFAKSLEQSEGRPEWVFYEGPPTANGMPGAHHIEARVFKDVFPRFRTMRGYHVARKAGWDCHGLPVELAVEKELGFNGKKDIEAYGIAEFNAKCRESVSRHTDAFSELTTRMGYWVDLDEAYWTMDPEYIESVWWSLKEIFTKGLLVQDHRVAPWCPRCGTGLSDHELAQGYETVVDPSVFVRFPLTSGPLAGEAALLVWTTTPWTLVSNTAVAAHPSVTYVVAANGEEKLVVAEPLLEKALGEGWEATGQTFTGAEMERWTYDRPFRLVPFDEPAHYVVNAEYVTTEDGTGLVHQSPAFGEDDLKVCRAYGLPVVNPVRPDGTFEEDVPLVGGVFFKKADEALTKDLDERGLLFKHIPYEHSYPHCWRCHTALLYYAQPSWYIRTTAIKDRLLAENENTNWFPDSVKTGRYGDWLNNNIDWALSRNRYWGTPLPIWRCAEDHLTCVGSRAELTELTGADQSGLDPHRPFIDDVTFPCPQCSGTATRVPEVIDAWYDSGSMPFAQWGYPYKNKETFEKRYPAQFISEAIDQTRGWFYTLMAVGTLVFDKSSYENVVCLGHILAEDGRKMSKHLGNILQPIPLMDQHGADAVRWFMAAGGSPWSARRVGHGTIQEVVRKTLLTYWNTVAFQALYARTSGWAPSDTDPAPADRSVLDRWLLSELHALVDQVTQALEAYDTQRAGKLISAFVDDLSNWYVRRSRRRFWQGDAAALRTLHEVIETVTRLMAPLTPFITERVWQDLVVPVTPEAPESVHLSSWPEADLSAIDPTLSQQMVLVRRLVELGRATRAESGVKTRQPLSRALVAATGFETLSTELHAQITEELNVSSLASLSEVGGSLVDTTAKANFRALGKRFGKGVQDVAKAVAAADAAALSLALRSGSAVITVNGEEVALSPEEVIITETPREGWSVASDQGATVALDLEITPELRLAGLARDAIRLIQEARKNSGLDVADRIALRWTSTDPEVVTALTDHASLIADEVLATDFASGDADATYGDPFTDEGLSLTFRLRKA, from the coding sequence ATGACGCCGCCGCCTCAGCCCCAGTACCGCCAGGTACCCGCCCAGGTCGACCTGCCCGCCCTCGAGCACGCCGTGCTCGACTTCTGGCGGGACAACAAGGTCTTCGCGAAGAGCCTCGAGCAGTCCGAGGGCCGCCCGGAGTGGGTGTTCTACGAGGGCCCGCCCACCGCCAACGGCATGCCCGGTGCCCACCACATCGAGGCCCGTGTCTTCAAGGACGTCTTCCCGCGCTTCCGGACCATGCGGGGCTACCACGTGGCCCGCAAGGCCGGCTGGGACTGCCACGGCCTGCCCGTCGAGCTCGCCGTCGAGAAGGAGCTCGGCTTCAACGGCAAGAAGGACATCGAGGCGTACGGCATCGCGGAGTTCAACGCGAAGTGCCGGGAGTCCGTCAGCCGCCACACGGACGCGTTCTCCGAGCTCACGACCCGCATGGGCTACTGGGTCGACCTCGACGAGGCGTACTGGACCATGGACCCCGAGTACATCGAGTCGGTCTGGTGGTCGCTGAAGGAGATCTTCACCAAGGGCCTGCTGGTCCAGGACCACCGGGTCGCCCCCTGGTGCCCCCGCTGCGGCACCGGCCTCTCCGACCACGAGCTGGCGCAGGGCTACGAGACGGTCGTCGACCCCTCGGTCTTCGTCCGCTTCCCGCTGACCTCCGGCCCGCTCGCGGGCGAGGCCGCGCTGCTCGTGTGGACGACGACCCCGTGGACGCTGGTGTCGAACACGGCGGTGGCCGCGCACCCGTCCGTCACCTACGTCGTGGCCGCGAACGGCGAGGAGAAGCTCGTCGTCGCCGAGCCGCTGCTGGAGAAGGCCCTCGGTGAGGGCTGGGAGGCGACCGGGCAGACCTTCACGGGCGCCGAGATGGAGCGCTGGACGTACGACCGCCCGTTCCGGCTCGTCCCCTTCGACGAGCCCGCCCACTACGTCGTCAACGCGGAGTACGTGACGACCGAGGACGGTACGGGCCTGGTCCACCAGTCCCCGGCCTTCGGTGAGGACGACCTCAAGGTCTGCCGCGCCTACGGGCTCCCGGTCGTCAACCCGGTCCGCCCCGACGGCACCTTCGAGGAGGACGTGCCGCTGGTCGGCGGCGTCTTCTTCAAGAAGGCCGACGAGGCGCTCACCAAGGACCTCGACGAGCGCGGGCTGCTGTTCAAGCACATCCCGTACGAGCACAGCTATCCGCACTGCTGGCGCTGCCACACGGCGCTGCTCTACTACGCGCAGCCGTCCTGGTACATCCGCACGACCGCGATCAAGGACCGTCTCCTCGCGGAGAACGAGAACACGAACTGGTTCCCGGACTCGGTCAAGACCGGCCGGTACGGCGACTGGCTCAACAACAACATCGACTGGGCGCTCTCCCGCAACCGCTACTGGGGCACGCCGCTGCCGATCTGGCGCTGCGCGGAGGACCATCTGACGTGCGTCGGCTCGCGCGCCGAGCTGACCGAGCTGACCGGCGCGGACCAGTCGGGGCTCGACCCGCACCGGCCGTTCATCGACGACGTCACGTTCCCGTGCCCGCAGTGCTCCGGCACGGCGACCCGTGTCCCCGAGGTCATCGACGCCTGGTACGACTCGGGCTCGATGCCGTTCGCGCAGTGGGGCTACCCGTACAAGAACAAGGAGACCTTCGAGAAGCGCTACCCGGCGCAGTTCATCTCGGAGGCGATCGACCAGACCCGCGGCTGGTTCTACACGCTGATGGCGGTCGGCACGCTGGTCTTCGACAAGTCCTCGTACGAGAACGTCGTGTGCCTCGGCCACATCCTGGCCGAGGACGGCCGCAAGATGTCCAAGCACCTGGGCAACATCCTCCAGCCGATCCCGCTCATGGACCAGCACGGCGCGGACGCGGTGCGCTGGTTCATGGCGGCCGGCGGTTCGCCGTGGTCCGCACGGCGGGTCGGTCACGGGACGATCCAGGAGGTCGTCCGCAAGACGCTGCTGACGTACTGGAACACGGTGGCGTTCCAGGCGCTGTACGCCCGCACGTCGGGCTGGGCGCCGTCGGACACGGACCCGGCCCCGGCCGACCGCTCGGTCCTCGACCGCTGGCTGCTCTCCGAGCTGCACGCGCTGGTGGATCAGGTGACGCAGGCGCTGGAGGCGTACGACACCCAGCGCGCCGGCAAGTTGATCTCCGCGTTCGTCGACGACCTGTCGAACTGGTACGTGCGCCGCTCGCGCCGCCGCTTCTGGCAGGGCGACGCGGCCGCGCTTCGCACGCTGCACGAGGTGATCGAGACGGTCACGCGGCTCATGGCGCCGCTGACCCCGTTCATCACCGAGCGGGTGTGGCAGGACCTGGTGGTCCCGGTGACGCCGGAGGCCCCCGAGTCGGTGCACCTGTCCAGCTGGCCCGAGGCCGATCTGTCGGCGATCGACCCGACGCTGTCGCAGCAGATGGTGCTGGTGCGGCGGCTGGTCGAGCTGGGCCGGGCCACACGTGCGGAGTCGGGCGTGAAGACCCGGCAGCCGCTGTCGCGCGCGCTGGTGGCGGCGACGGGCTTCGAGACGCTCTCGACGGAGCTGCACGCGCAGATCACGGAGGAGCTCAACGTCTCCTCGCTGGCCTCCCTGTCCGAGGTCGGGGGCTCGCTCGTCGACACGACGGCGAAGGCGAACTTCCGGGCGCTGGGCAAGCGTTTCGGCAAGGGCGTGCAGGACGTCGCCAAGGCGGTCGCGGCGGCGGACGCGGCGGCGCTGTCGCTGGCGCTGCGGTCCGGCTCGGCCGTGATCACGGTGAACGGCGAGGAGGTGGCCCTCTCCCCCGAGGAGGTCATCATCACGGAGACGCCCCGCGAGGGCTGGTCGGTCGCCTCGGACCAGGGCGCGACCGTCGCCCTCGACCTGGAGATCACGCCGGAGCTGAGGCTCGCGGGCCTCGCCCGTGACGCGATCCGCCTCATCCAGGAGGCCCGCAAGAACAGCGGTCTGGACGTCGCGGACCGCATCGCGCTGCGGTGGACGTCGACGGATCCGGAGGTCGTCACGGCCCTCACGGACCATGCGTCGCTGATCGCGGACGAGGTGCTGGCGACGGACTTCGCGTCGGGCGACGCCGACGCGACGTACGGTGACCCCTTCACCGACGAGGGCCTGTCCCTCACGTTCCGCCTCCGCAAGGCGTAG
- a CDS encoding DivIVA domain-containing protein → MPLTPEDVRNKQFTTVRLREGYDEDEVDAFLDEVEAELTRLLRENEDLRAKLAAATRAAAQNQQQGMRKPPEPQDGRGPGAPVPAAISGPPVQQQPPQMGPPQLPGGAPQLPAGPGHGPGGHGPGGHGPQGHPQGGPMGPGPMQGGPMGGPMGGPMGGHGPQMPGQGPGGDSAARVLSLAQQTADQAIAEARSEANKIVGEARSRAEGLERDARAKADALERDAQEKHRVAMGSLESARATLERKVEDLRGFEREYRTRLKSYLESQLRQLETQADDSLAPPRTPATASLPPSPAPSMAPAGASAPSYGGNQGMGGHGPSPAGPSYGGQQQMSPAMTQPMAPVRPQGQPMQQAPSPMRGFLIDEDDN, encoded by the coding sequence ATGCCGTTGACCCCCGAGGACGTGCGGAACAAGCAGTTCACGACCGTCCGCCTCCGAGAAGGCTATGACGAGGACGAGGTCGATGCCTTTCTCGACGAGGTCGAAGCCGAGCTGACGCGTCTGCTCCGCGAGAACGAGGACCTGCGCGCCAAGCTGGCGGCGGCGACTCGTGCGGCCGCGCAGAACCAGCAGCAGGGCATGCGCAAGCCGCCGGAGCCGCAGGACGGCCGTGGTCCCGGTGCGCCGGTGCCCGCCGCCATATCCGGACCGCCGGTCCAGCAGCAGCCCCCGCAGATGGGTCCGCCCCAGCTGCCCGGTGGTGCTCCGCAGCTGCCCGCCGGTCCCGGTCACGGCCCTGGTGGTCACGGTCCTGGCGGTCACGGTCCGCAGGGGCACCCGCAGGGTGGTCCGATGGGCCCCGGCCCGATGCAGGGCGGTCCCATGGGTGGCCCGATGGGCGGCCCCATGGGCGGTCACGGTCCGCAGATGCCGGGCCAGGGCCCGGGCGGCGACAGCGCTGCCCGTGTGCTCTCGCTCGCGCAGCAGACCGCCGACCAGGCGATCGCGGAGGCCCGTTCCGAGGCCAACAAGATCGTCGGCGAGGCACGCAGCCGCGCCGAGGGCTTGGAGCGGGACGCCCGCGCCAAGGCCGACGCGCTGGAGCGGGACGCGCAGGAGAAGCACCGCGTCGCGATGGGCTCGCTGGAGTCGGCCCGCGCCACGCTGGAGCGCAAGGTCGAGGACCTGCGCGGCTTCGAGCGCGAGTACCGCACGCGGCTGAAGTCGTACCTGGAGAGCCAGCTGCGTCAGCTGGAGACCCAGGCGGACGACTCGCTGGCCCCGCCGCGGACCCCCGCGACGGCGTCGCTGCCGCCGTCCCCGGCGCCTTCCATGGCTCCGGCGGGCGCGAGCGCCCCGTCCTACGGTGGCAACCAGGGCATGGGCGGTCACGGGCCTTCGCCCGCGGGCCCGTCCTACGGCGGCCAGCAGCAGATGTCCCCGGCGATGACCCAGCCGATGGCACCGGTGCGGCCGCAGGGTCAGCCGATGCAGCAGGCTCCGTCGCCGATGCGGGGCTTCCTGATCGACGAGGACGACAACTGA
- a CDS encoding YggT family protein, producing MGVAVDVIYIALVCFLVVLIFRLVMDYVFQFARAWQPGKAMVVVLEATYTVTDPPLKLLRRFIPPLRLGGVALDLSFFVLMIIVYILISIVRSVGSGV from the coding sequence ATGGGCGTCGCAGTGGATGTGATCTACATCGCGCTTGTGTGCTTCCTTGTCGTGCTGATTTTCCGGCTGGTCATGGACTACGTCTTCCAGTTCGCCCGCGCGTGGCAACCCGGCAAGGCGATGGTGGTCGTCCTGGAGGCCACCTACACTGTCACCGATCCACCGCTCAAGCTTCTGCGGCGGTTCATCCCGCCGCTGCGTCTCGGGGGCGTGGCACTCGACCTGTCCTTCTTCGTTCTGATGATCATCGTCTACATCCTGATCTCCATCGTGCGCAGCGTGGGGAGTGGCGTGTGA
- a CDS encoding cell division protein SepF, whose translation MAGAMRKMAVYLGLVEDDGYDGRGFDPDDDFEPEMEPEPERDRRRHQPPHQVDRVERVERVEREEPVRVVQPPAPREPVPHSASLAAESGRPARIAPVASITPERPSLEKNAPVIMPKVVSEREPYRITTLHPRTYNEARTIGEHFREGTPVIMNLTEMDDTDAKRLVDFAAGLVFGLHGSIERVTQKVFLLSPANVDVTAEDKARIAEGGFFNQS comes from the coding sequence ATGGCCGGCGCGATGCGCAAGATGGCGGTCTACCTCGGCCTCGTGGAGGACGATGGGTACGACGGCCGGGGATTCGACCCCGACGACGACTTCGAACCCGAGATGGAGCCGGAGCCCGAGCGGGACCGGCGCCGGCACCAGCCCCCGCATCAGGTGGACCGTGTCGAGCGGGTGGAACGGGTGGAGCGGGAGGAGCCGGTCCGTGTGGTCCAGCCGCCCGCGCCGCGCGAGCCCGTGCCCCATTCCGCTTCGCTGGCCGCGGAATCCGGACGTCCGGCGCGAATCGCCCCCGTGGCATCCATCACACCTGAACGTCCGAGTCTGGAGAAGAACGCACCGGTGATCATGCCCAAAGTTGTGTCCGAGCGGGAGCCCTACCGCATCACGACTCTGCACCCGCGGACCTACAACGAGGCCCGTACCATCGGGGAACACTTCCGTGAGGGCACCCCGGTGATCATGAATCTCACCGAGATGGATGACACCGATGCGAAGCGACTTGTCGACTTCGCCGCGGGACTCGTCTTCGGTCTGCATGGCAGTATCGAGCGAGTGACGCAGAAGGTGTTCCTGTTGTCTCCTGCTAACGTCGATGTCACGGCGGAGGACAAGGCCCGCATCGCAGAGGGCGGGTTCTTCAACCAGAGCTGA